One window from the genome of Salvia miltiorrhiza cultivar Shanhuang (shh) chromosome 7, IMPLAD_Smil_shh, whole genome shotgun sequence encodes:
- the LOC130994212 gene encoding uncharacterized protein LOC130994212, with amino-acid sequence MANIAKLEFIALDISGKNYMSWTLDADIHLISRGLGETIKEGNKASDQDRAKALIFLRHHLHDDLKTEYLTVKDPQELWTNLKERFDHQKTIVLPKARYEWMHLRLQDFKYVSAYNSELFRIVSKLKLCGEKSSDADMLEKTFSTFHASNVLLQQQYRERGFKKYSELISCLLVAEQNNELLLKNHELRPTGSAALPEVNATFNHDNGRGRGKQRGPGRGRGYGRGHGRGKPHDATSSNKKHKASNEHNSYKKEGECQRCGMTGHWARTCRTAKHLADLYQDSIKGKGKKESNNVDFDGPIDTTHLDISDFFEDPKGDNIDQLIDGGVLEDNNMDTI; translated from the coding sequence ATGGCAAACATAGCCAAACTTGAGTTCATCGCCCTTGACATCTCGGGCAAGAATTACATGTCATGGACTCTTGATGCTGATATTCACCTGATCTCAAGGGGTCTAGGAGAAACTATCAAAGAAGGAAACAAAGCGTCCGACCAGGATCGCGCTAAGGCACTAATATTCCTTCGTCATCACCTTCATGATGACCTTAAGACAGAGTATCTGACTGTCAAAGATCCACAAGAATTGTGGACGAACCTCAAAGAAAGGTTTGATCATCAAAAGACTATCGTCCTTCCTAAAGCTCGTTACGAGTGGATGCATCTAAGACTACAAGACTTTAAGTATGTGAGTGCTTATAATTCTGAATTATTTAGAATTGTTTCTAAATTGAAACTTTGTGGAGAGAAAAGCAGTGATGCTGATATGCTTGAGAAAACATTCTCCACTTTTCATGCTTCTAATGTGCTGTTACAGCAACAATATAGAGAGCGTGGTTTCAAAAAGTACTCAGAATTAATATCTTGTTTGTTGGTTGCCGAGCAAAATAATGAATTGCTCTTGAAAAATCACGAACTCCGCCCAACCGGTTCCGCTGCATTGCCTGAAGTCAATGCAACTTTCAACCATGATAATGGACGTGGTCGTGGGAAGCAACGTGGACCTGGGCGTGGACGTGGATATGGTCGCGGTCATGGGCGTGGTAAACCACATGATGCAACCTCTAGCAACAAAAAGCATAAAGCATCCAACGAGCACAATTCATACAAAAAGGAAGGTGAATGCCAAAGGTGTGGTATGACAGGACATTGGGCACGTACTTGCCGAACAGCAAAACACCTTGCAGATCTATATCAAGATTCAATCAAGGGAAAAGGCAAGAAGGAGTCCAATAATGTTGACTTTGACGGTCCAATTGATACTACTCATTTAGATATCTCCGACTTCTTTGAAGACCCAAAAGGAGATAATATAGATCAGTTGATCGATGGTGGTGTGCTTGAAGACAATAATATGGACACTATTTAg
- the LOC130994213 gene encoding uncharacterized protein LOC130994213 has protein sequence MSPYQLVFGKSCHLPVEFAHKAFWAVKKLNLDFHSAGKERMLHLSALEEFRDQAFENSSIYKERTKRFHDKMILKREFAAGDQVLLFNSRLRLFPGKLKSKWSGPFTISQVFPNGTIELSKDGGEPFRVNGQRVKAYYSLDQVHTVDVIDLHDC, from the coding sequence ATGTCTCCATATCAATTGGTGTTTGGAAAGTCGTGTCACTTGCCGGTGGAGTTTGCCCACAAAGCTTTTTGGGCGGTGAAGAAGTTGAATTTGGACTTTCACTCGGCTGGAAAAGAGAGGATGCTTCACTTGAGTGCTTTGGAAGAGTTTCGTGATCAAGCCTTTGAGAACTCTAGCATTTATAAGGAGAGGACGAAGAGGTTTCATGACAAGATGATCCTCAAGCGAGAGTTTGCCGCAGGAGATCAAGTCCTCTTATTCAATTCCCGTCTTCGTCTGTTTCCGGGAAAGTTGAAGTCAAAGTGGTCGGGACCGTTCACCATCTCCCAAGTTTTTCCTAATGGAACGATTGAGTTGAGCAAAGATGGAGGTGAGCCGTTTCGAGTGAATGGGCAGCGAGTGAAGGCTTACTATAGCCTGGATCAAGTCCACACGGTGGACGTCATTGATCTTCATGATTGTTGA